GTTTCGCTTAAGACTTCTATTTTCTGGTTTAATTGTTCAGCATTTCGTTTAAGATATGTGTTCAAATCATCAATTGACAGCAACGTTACGGCCAGCGCTTCTCTTGCAGATTCAATCTTTGCAGCATTCATGGAGCCTGAATTATCTATAACAAAAGAAATTTCGATTCGTTCCGGCAATTGCTCTGCCTGGGTTTCCAGCAAATATCTGCTGAACACGGGAAGATTTTTATAATTTCCTTTTTTCTCCGCTTCCACAAAATCCGGATAGGCGGCAATAAAACTGTTAACGTCCAGCTTGCCTTTTATTTGCCCGTCTTTTTTTACGCTGATTTCTTTTTTGGCATCTCCAATAAGTTTACTCCAGAATTGGCGCATCTGCTTTCTTTCCGGCTTCATTTTATTTGAGTAATACTGAAAAAGCTGCTGATCATTCTGGCTGATGCCGTAAGATGTTAAATCGACCTTTCCAATCATTGTATTTTGAACTATTTCATTGTTTTTTTCCTGCTGGTCCAGCATCTCTTCAAGAATCGTTTTTTCTTCTTCCTCAGTGGATTCCAATGTATCCCTTTTTTCTTCTTCCGATTGTTCAAAAGGACTTTTTCTTTCACTTACCTGTTCCTGAGATGCGCCTTGGGATTTAAAAAATTCCATTGCATCTATTTCTTCTTTCCATAATTGCTCAAATACAGGATAAATAAAAGAACGAATCAGGGAATCTCTTTCTAAAATACCCTCTTCGCTGTTTATCTGACTTACTAATTGAGAATGAATAAAATCCAAAAAAGGCTGATTCAATATCCTTTTGCTCAATGGATTCTCACCGCAGCCTTTAATCTCAGGCGTTGATTTATAAATTTCCTTAAAGATAAAACTATTGATAAATGCCCTGTGCTTCGGCATTTCATCAATAGCCTTCATTTTATTGCCTGTCTGCTCCATATATGCAGCTATCTTTTTAAAATTAGCTTCATCTCTGTAAACAGGGCACATTTGCAGTACCCTTAAAAAGGAAGTCAGCTTATCCAGCCTGTGCAAAGCATCAAGTATTTCCTTTTTGACATATCCGGCTATCATATCCGGCTGATATGCCCTATCTTTTCCAAGCC
The nucleotide sequence above comes from Lacrimispora sp. BS-2. Encoded proteins:
- a CDS encoding vWA domain-containing protein, with the protein product MPNYDEQKLIEESTKHVESFLQREQRSLATFTGDSSLMYMPDPKLERFLLNPSKGILYLPLAAFLDRDLDENQILWHIYYELAMYPDWKKQTKAYLYRSKGWKKEKDRMTGYILHRIEKEGLGKDRAYQPDMIAGYVKKEILDALHRLDKLTSFLRVLQMCPVYRDEANFKKIAAYMEQTGNKMKAIDEMPKHRAFINSFIFKEIYKSTPEIKGCGENPLSKRILNQPFLDFIHSQLVSQINSEEGILERDSLIRSFIYPVFEQLWKEEIDAMEFFKSQGASQEQVSERKSPFEQSEEEKRDTLESTEEEEKTILEEMLDQQEKNNEIVQNTMIGKVDLTSYGISQNDQQLFQYYSNKMKPERKQMRQFWSKLIGDAKKEISVKKDGQIKGKLDVNSFIAAYPDFVEAEKKGNYKNLPVFSRYLLETQAEQLPERIEISFVIDNSGSMNAAKIESAREALAVTLLSIDDLNTYLKRNAEQLNQKIEVLSETWFYGSKYYHMKEFKDKTSGEKESADIIRSIVRLNSTDGATDDASCLKEISGSITPVEERQLKIGKHIKIVFEITDGASSFPGLTKDAVQELLSKDVALYAFQIGKNSAASESTFNFIWNDGYKEPHGIILGEQVEKLPKELLKAVKKNMQSIFKS